In the genome of Dermatophagoides farinae isolate YC_2012a chromosome 4, ASM2471394v1, whole genome shotgun sequence, the window tttttttaccgATATTCTACCTGATTATCTTCCatttatgaatcaaattcaaattcattgtgaTAGATATGGTTTCTATCCACAAGGTGGTGGTCATGTATCTTGTCAGATTAATCCCGCTAATCTAACAACACCATTACCCTTACAACCAATTGAACAAATAGATTTTggtcaattgattgaaattgatggtTTTGTATTGATCTCCGGACAAATTCGACGACCAATTGCCGAAGCAAATATTCGTTCAGCGATgcaaatttttgataatcaacaacaaatcatcgACAATAAAGATCGGATaaaaatcaccatcaatgaATGTCGTGCACGAAACGATGCTTTAGCTGTGATGTTCACAGCTCGTACAACAACCAATTGTCATCTATCCGTATCCAATTTAGCATCACGAcggaatgaaatgaattctgATAATTATGGAAAACAAGTTGCCGAAAAACTTTGCCATCAATTGCAGCAAAAATGTTGTGTTGATGAATATGTTCAagatcaattgatcatttataTGGCATTAGCCGCCGGTACAAGTCGAATTATTACCGGTGAAATAACAATGCATACACATACAGCCATTTGGATTACTGAACAACTTACTGGTGTTGAATTCATAATTAAACCATTaaaatcgaataatttattaaataTGATTGAATGCAAAGGAATCGCTTATATGCCTGAAACATTTTATCCAtcttgattgatcatcaagatTCAAgttgtaaaaataaaaatttcatttatttttcaacaaatataataataataataagaacatttaattttcatttggatgACATTTATTTCATCTATATAgtttattaataaaaaaaacatagccATTTCtcactttaaaaaaaatccaattgaaAACGATAACAAGAATATAACAATTATTAAGCATTTTTAAAATATCAGGATAAActttgttttcgtttcttatttttgttgttat includes:
- the Rtca gene encoding RNA 3'-terminal phosphate cyclase, whose product is MINIICRFRHFSSKIVRNMDKEYRQIDGSHLEGGGQILRNATVLSSLLNIPIEVVNIRAGRPRPGLAAQHLHGLYLARDITNGELLNAEIGSTIIRYRPMKIMAGTYKTDIRTAGSITLILQTAIPLLLYANSPSTIEFRGGGTHVPFAPFVNFFTDILPDYLPFMNQIQIHCDRYGFYPQGGGHVSCQINPANLTTPLPLQPIEQIDFGQLIEIDGFVLISGQIRRPIAEANIRSAMQIFDNQQQIIDNKDRIKITINECRARNDALAVMFTARTTTNCHLSVSNLASRRNEMNSDNYGKQVAEKLCHQLQQKCCVDEYVQDQLIIYMALAAGTSRIITGEITMHTHTAIWITEQLTGVEFIIKPLKSNNLLNMIECKGIAYMPETFYPS